The DNA segment GGTAGCCCTGGTTGAACAGAGAGCTGCCCTGGCCCTGCAGAGTTATCCACGCCCCAGTACCCCAGCTCCTGTGGTCTTTGTGTCCGCTGAGCAGGGGGGACCAGCCAAGGGGCTAGGGTCGGAAAGGCGGTCCGGTGGTGGTGACTGCAGCCGAGTGGCTGAGGCAGTGGCCCACTTTGAGGCCCAGCGGGACAGCCCCCCTACCAAGGGTCTCCGCAAGGAGGAACGGCCGGGCCCTGGGCCTGGTGAGGTGCGGATAGCTTTCCGAATCTCCAATGTCCGAGAGCCCCATTCACCAGATGGCGGCTTACCCAATGGGGGTGGAGGCCGTCCTGGTTGTGCCTACCCTGGTAGTCCTGGACCTGGGACTCGAGCCAAAGACAAAATCACCTGCGACTTGTACCAGCTTATCAGCCCCTCCAGGGATGCCCTTCCCAGCAATGTGGAGTTCCTTTTGGCCAGGGCTGATGAAGCCAGTGAGGGTGAGACACCGGCCCCCGCCAGGCCTGAGGACACCCCACCAGCACCGCCTCCACCCCCTGCCCGGGACTGTGGTGCGTCAGGATTCCATGTAGATGTGGTGGTGACAGGTGTAGTGGATGCGTGCATCTTCTTTGGCAAAGATGGGACCAAGAATGTGAAGGAAGAGACTGTGTGCCTGACAGTGAGCCCTGAGGAACCACCCCCACCCGGCCAGCTCTTCTTCCTGCAGTCCCGCGGTCCAGAAGGGCCTCCTGAGCCACCCCCAGCTGATACTCCAAGCACAGTGCCAGGCCCCGATGATTCTGAGGGCACAACGGACACCTCCCTGTGCCGCCTGTACCGACATGTGTCGCACGACTTCCTGGAGATTCGCTTCAAAATCCAGCGTCTTCTGGAGCCACGGCAATACATGCTGCTGCTGCCTGAGCACGTGCTCGTCAAGATATTCAGCTTCCTGCCCACACGGGCCCTGGCAGCCCTCAAGTGCACCTGCCACCACTTCAAGGGGATCATCGAGGCTTTCGGTGTACGTGCCACGGACTCTCGCTGGAGCCGGGACCCGCTCTACCGAGATGATCCTTGTAAGCAGTGCCGCAAGAGATACGAGAAGGGTGATGTGTCACTCTGCCGCTGGCACCCCAAACCCTACCACCATGACCTGCCTTACGGACGTTCCTACTGGATGTGCTGCCGCAGAGCCGATCGCGAGACACCAGGCTGTCGCCTGGGCTTGCATGACAACAACTGGGTACTGCCATGCAACGGAGTGGGTGGAGGCCGTGCTGGCCGGGAAGAGGGGAGGTGAAGCCTGTGGATGAGGGGACACCTGCGATACCTAGCCCCTTCCCACTTTGCCGGGAGCTGGGGACCAGGACTGAGTCACCAGCCAACATCTACCAGCGTCGATCTCCCACCAGAACTGGGACCAGGTTTGGGGTCAACAGGGTAAACACCTTGCTTGACCTCTGTGGGTTTTTTATTCTTTAGAGCCAGGGCTGTGGACCCTCGGAGagggttgtggttttttttcttttttctttttttttttttttaaatcagcatcTCAATTCCACCTCCATGCATCCCCGACGGCATCCTCGAGTCTCTCCACCCCAGGGACCCACCAGAAGGGGGCAGAAGGCAGCTAATTTTGGTACCACCTGAGGCTTTCCTCAAGCTGGCCCTCTCCGTTCTGTGCCTCCCCCAGTTGTCTTTGGAGCTGTGTTTACCAAGGCGCTGCATGCTCTGAGGGTGGCTCAGCCACGTCCTTAGCTCGCAACTCAAGTCGACACTTTTTTGAGGCAGCCCAGCATTTCTAGATGTTtccttattaaattaaaaaaaaaaaaaatgttttcttctgaacCTCAAACTACCAGTCTCCCTTTCCCGACTAGGGAAAGGAGGGTTGAGTCCCCTCAAGCATAAGAGAACCCCTTAAGCTCTTGTCACTGACTCTTTCCTCAGTAAAGCTGTGAAGCCCCTCGCCTCACTCCTGGATAACAAGCAAGCCAGAGGGAGAAGGCCAGTGGGTCTGAATTTCTCCATGATTCTTCTTCCCCTTTGGGGTTCTCTCTTGAGGCACTGGGGTctctgcacccacccacccccagccacaAGTTCCTTTAGAATCTCTTGGTTAACCTGGGACCTTAATTTTGAGGCGGTTTGGtccaaaatatttttgtgtgGGGTTTTTCCTCATTTGggggtttcattttattttctccttcattgtggttctggaagcttctagtgtGTGGCATCTGACCAGTTTTGAATTGGTCCTTTCTATAAAACCAATATTTATAATGCTGTGCCCAGCCTGATGTGTGTGATGTTAAGAGGGGTGGTAACAGACAGGCTCTTAGGTCTGCTTGACAGGGTGGACTGGAAGGGGAGATGGCGTCCAGCCCTAGCTCAGTCCCTAAGCCTCACAGACTTGGGTGTTTTTAAATGTCTCAGAACGGGGTCAAGAACCCATCCCTGGGGGCCCTCATCGCTGTGGTCTGTGACTGCAGGGAGTCCTGCTGTCCCTATGGTACAGAAAGGGAAGTCCCTTGGTGGCAGAGGTGCTCCACACACTGTGAATACCTCTCATCAGTCAGAACTCCAGTGTTCGCTGTCATGCTCAGTTTATGTGGAGGGTGAAGTTTGGATTTCAGACCTTCATGCTTGCATGCAGCCTCTCATTTTTATATACATGAGACATGGTGGGGGTAGGTTAAAACAAACTTcttgccagacagtggtggcccacgactttcatcccagcatttggaatgcggaggcaggcaggtctctgagttcatacccttttgtgcatgtatgtgtgatgtatgagTAGCACAAGTGCACATGTGGGACTGCACATGTGCGTAGGTCTCTTCCCACAGTAGGCTTCAGGAATCAAACTAAAATCATGAGGCTTAGGCAACAGGCATTCCTAACTACTTGAACTTCTTCACAGACCCAAAAAATTCATTTCCTATCACCATATACAAATAACTGGAtggtggatttgtgtgtgtgtgtgtgtgtgtgtgtgtgtgtgtgtgtcattgagAATAGAACCCATGGccacacatgctaggcaaccgctctaccactgagccaggcCCCCAGACCCTCACTAGGGAATTCTCGGCACTGAGCTACATTTTCAGCCCACTTTTAGATAGGGCCTCACTAAATTGCCAAGCAGGTTTAGAATTCATTCTAtcctaggcaggccttgaacttaatGAGCAAAGATGATCAGACCTGTGTCATCATTCCTGGCTCTTCTGTGAGTTATGGCTCAGGTTCCCAGGAACTGCTGAAGTTGACTAGGAAACTAGTGGACACCTCATTATTAGCACTTCATATTACTTGGATGGATGGTTTTGCACATACTAAGCAAGTCCTAGGTGACTGAGCTGGTTCATCCTGGTTCCCACCACCTGTGGTTTTCCTggagtatgttttcttttttttgtttgtttgttttttcgagacagggtttctctgtatagccctagctgtcccggaactcactctgtagaccaggctggcctcgaactcagaaatccgcctgcctctgcctccgagtgctgggattaaaggtgtgcgccaccacgcccggctggagtGTGTTTTCTAAGCAACTGTGCATTCACCAAACTGGCCTTAAGAATAAGGTGGTCTAACCGAGACAGGATTCAGCTGTCCCCGAAATCTACTTCTGTCTCCCAGGTACTGAGATTGAAGATTCATGACatactatgatgatgatgatgatgatgatgatgatgcccgGTTGGTTCTACAGTAGGTTTGGGGTGGATCTTGGaagtctgttttatttcatttcatttatttatttatttatttggttggttgggagggatatttttggtttttatttttatttttttttttgctttggctttttgagacagggtttctgtgtgtccctggctgtcctgaaactcactctgtagaccaggctggccttgaattcagagatccacctgcctctactgcctgagtgctgggattaaaagcatgctccaccaccgcccagctagggagcctggtttgtttttgctttttttaatgggcctgttatcccagcactcaggactgCGTAGGAAGATTCTTAGTTTGTGGCTAACCTGGAAATCATAACTCCAGAGAAGTCAgggctatatatatatacctcatttggagagatggctcagtggttaggagcaatGGCTACTCATGCTGAGGATCCAGGATCAATTCCCAGTGTCTATATATGGCAGTACACACGTggctttaactccagttctagaggatctgacactctcacaaaACACAattacacatgaaataaaaataaaattattaaaaaaagaaagcagtagggctgggtgtggtagctttTCCTTTCAATTCCAGTGACCGTGGAGTCACGGCTCGTGTGTTCAacatctacatagaaagttccaggccggggctggtgagacggctcagtgggtaagagcacccgactgctcttccaaaggtccagagttcaaatcccagcaaccacatggtggctcataaccatccataacaagatctgactccctcttctggtgagtctgaagacaactacagtgtacttacatataataaataaataaatctttaaaaaaaaaagaaagttccaggccagccagccagtggtggcatatgcctttaattccagcagtctggaggcagaggaaggtcaatctctaagtttgaggccagctggtctataGATCTAGTTTCCaaacaggcagggctacacagagaaacaaagtctCAAGAAAAACTCTTTCTCACTAGAGTTGCACACACAACAAAAGGAAAGGGTAGTTTCCGGTTGACTCCATCCAGGTGGATCTCAGTCTATTCAGTCCATACCCATTCTCAAACCTGCCAAAGCCAGTATTTCCCAAAGTATCCTGGAGGCAGCTTCACTTGAAATACCTTCCTACAAAGAGTTCCCACTGTGGTGTACTTTGAGAACCATTTCATTCTCTTACTCTGGAAGATCTCACCTTTGCAGTGAGGAAGTTCATCTTAATGTCACTGCTCACGGGAGCTGTGGCCTTCAGTTCCCTCTTAACCCTCGAGGTTGGCACCCTTGAGCCAAGCAGACCGTAGAACACTGAACTAGGCTTTGCCTCTGTCCTAAGTTATGAGCCCATGCCCATGTGGAGTCAGAACTAGGTCCGTACGGTAGCGAATGAACTGACAGAAAACATTAGCCACAGAGGATTCATTTGGTTGGTGGTGCTGGTCCATGTGCCAGTCCATGACACATCATTTGGTCCCTGGAACCCTCCAGTTATTTACTTCAGGACAGAGGTCAAAGGATTCCTGATTACCTTTGGCTCTCTCGTGCCCTCAGTGTTCCTTGCATCCTTGAAACACGGTGGCTTGATGTGGTTGTAGCATACATTGAGGTGAGCCTAGCCACCCTGCACTGGCTCAAGATGCCCCTGTCCAGTCCACAGCGAAGTGTAAGATCCCTTCCAGGTATCAGGCTGCAGGCTAGAGTCCCAGGTACTCGGCCAGGAACACAGCGAGGATGCGGCTCAGGTTGTGCACAGTGGGCGGGTGGAGGTTGGCCTCGGTGTcagcaggtgtgtgccacacagCAGGGAAGGGCGTGGCAATGAGGTGGAGCACCGGGACCCCTGAGGGGACAGGATATTTCATCCACCTGACGTAACCCACAGACAGGCAAGATACAAGTGCTTTCTGACCTCTCACCCCAAGCCCTTGGGTATGTTAAGCAAACACCACCTCTGAGTTACATCCCCAAGCCCTGAGGAAAGGTTTTAAATATAAGAAGGTACACGCTGTTTAAGAAAAGTTAGTGGTGAggttggtgaggtggctcagcaagtaagcgcactgactgctcttccaaaggtcctgtaatgagatctgacgccctcttctggtgcgtctgaagacagctacagtgcacttatgtaaaataataaatctttgggccagagtgagcagaggtcctaaaaattccattcccaacaaccacatgaaggcttacaaccatctatctgtacagctacagtgtactcacatacataaaataaataaatcttaaaaaaaaaaaaaaaaaggaaagaaaagaaaagttaatgatGCAGCAGGCTACCACAGAGCCTGCTGACCAAAGTTCAATCTGGCACATTGTAAAAGAAGACAACTGGTTCCCATGagctgacctctaacctccactGGCACACCTATGCACCTGTATGctcacaataaataaaagtagtttaaaatgttttaattgctaggtggtggtggcgcatgccttccTTTAGTCCCAGTAGTCGGGAGGCACAACATGTGGGTCATGGTGAGTTTaaagaggctagcctggtctacataagtgagttccagaacagcccatactacatagtgaaacccagtcttaaaaacaaaacagtaaataaGAACTATTGCTTACATAACAAATCCAAGACCTCAAAACTGAAGGACttgtagaggcagagaaagaggccCTTGCTCCTCACTGGACAGATATGATGCTTGCGATGGGGCTGCGATGACCATGACCAAGTTGGTGTACTTGGCTccacctccccaatgctgggactacagtctgcaccaccaaacccaggctaCTCATTGCTGGGGATGCAGCCCAGGCTTCATGCACAAGAAGCAAGAGCTTTACCAAaggagccacatctccagcccctagctTCATCTACTTATATTACCCTTAATTAATCATGCTTAACTATTTGgttagaaacagggtctcactatagtAAGTTGTCCAGGCTAGTCTCATTTTCTTTGCAGGTTTTAGGATGGCTTTCTGTTGTTGGCCAGGGGGATGGGGTTTAGCAGAtgtggggaaggggatgggatggtGTCAGTTAGGAGGTGCTAAGATAAtttaggcaggggctctaccactgagccacgcccccagcccctctctgggggattccaggcaggggctctaccactgaactatactcTCAAAATTTATAGGCTCAAATAATTCTCCTGCTAAGACTGTAGTCCTGTCCAGTACTGCTGTCTTTTACTCCCATTTTATAGCtatggaaactgaagcagagaaacagacatACTGATTTGCCTGAGTTCTAGCCCTAGTAAACAATACAGTCAAGATTTGAACCAAAGTCACCAGACTAGGGCTGTGTCGTGTGTATTCCATTGGGATCCTGCTCTTTGAATGCTTCCTTCCTTGTGTGTTCACAGAGGCAGCTGGCCTAGGGGCCATTAGAGTAGCTCTGTCACCTCGTTCCTCGCCCACCTGGAGAGGCACTCACTGAAGGAAGCAGTGAGGAAAAGAAGCAGCGCTCACCTGGCACGCGAGAGGTGGCACTGTGCACTTTCTGTACACTGGGCTTAGCTCCGAGTCAAATCTTGACCCACACTTGCACATCCGATGCCCTGCATAccccccactttacagatgaagagAACAGGGCTGAGCCACTTGCCAGCAGTCCCCAACCTTGGAAAGGAGGCTTCCTCGTACCCCTGACCCCAGCAAGTACCTCTGCGAAGGAAGGGGATGTGGTCATCTTCCACAGGGCCGGGGGGCTCCCCGGGTAGGAAGTACATCACTTCCTGGGGGTGAGACTGTAGTAGGTTCAGACGGTGAAGGCGCTTCTCTGGCGAGGAGTGGGATTAGAGGGCAAGGTTAGTCAGCAGTCATACATGCCATGCCAATACcagtgcatgtatatgtgctcCATGTGCATACAGTGCCTGTGGGGCCGAAGGAGAGGACGTgaggtcccctagaactgaagttacacatGGGTGCAGGAACTCGAACCCAAATCCTCTGAAAGGACAGCCAGTgccagtgctcttccccactgagacagctctccagccccatgtttctttttattgcacGTTGTCTATCCCTGGTCCCATGTACTTCTTCTCTGTGTAGGAGGAGGTGGATGCCTCTATTTGGTTTTCCTACTCGTCCTTGTGTGATTGGGGAagtggagtcagttttctccctccAACTTCACAAGGGTTCTGGGGAACTGACAGGCTGCTAGGCTTTtgaggcaagcatctttacccactgagccatgtcgcTGACCCCAATGTCCCTCCTCTAGCCTATTTGTTTCTTTAGACATTTTCAGAGACAGGATCTTCAGGTGCTGCAGCCAACCTCATACTCTgtatgtggctgaggatgaccaCAAGCCCTACaactacctcccaagtgctgtgttacaggcatgcaccaccaataTCACAGCCCAGACTTGCCTAGAATtcacagtcctcttgcctcagcctcccaagttctgggatatAGGTGAACACCACCAGGCAGCTTATCcaagcctgaaactcactatgtagcacaggatagCCGTGAACCTGCAATCcctgtgcctcagcttcctgagtgttggtaTTATAGGCATTCACACCATGTTGGCCAGTTCGCAGCGATGCCCCTTTAGCACCATTTCCATAGAAGAAATAGAGGTTTGAGAGACCAGTATCTTGTCCAGGCAGACCCAGGATTTGAAATCAGGCCAGTCTCACATAACAAGTCTACTGTTGCCCagctgtggcagcacacacctttaatcccagcacttagaaggccgaggcaagtggatctctgagtttaaggccacctgggtctatacagcaagttctaggacagtctggggctacacacacacacactcattctcaaaaaaaaaaaaaaatcaaaattaaacaaaaggtTTCTCAGAATCACTACACCTGACCTTCATAGGGTCAGCTCGCTTCTGTCCTGGTTTCTTCGCCCAGGGATAGGGAGAGAAGGCTACAGACGCACACAGGGGTCAAGCGCCTGTCCACCCCGGCCCTGGCCTGCCCTCCTTACCGATGCTCCTCAGTCGCTGGAACCAGCGGGCTGTACGGGGGAAGTGACTGAAGAAGATCGGACTGGATGCTCCCAGAAGGTCAAGGAGGACAAAGAGCTCCTAGGGGAAGGAGTCCAGTGCTACTGAcccaccctccttcccctgctcccacCTCCTGCTCCAGAACCCAGAGGAATGGATCTTACAATAGCCTGGATCCTGGTGGGGCCAGGGCTGTGCGGTATAGACTCCATGATCTGAGCTAGGTGCCGGGAGCCATAGAGGGAGTCCTTTGGTCCCCACTCCTTCAGCGCCTCCTCCCCGTCCAAGAAGAGCAGCTGCAGGGTCACCGGTGCTGCCTATAGGAGCAAGCCACCAAATCAGCACCAACTCTTGGCCTCGGCCCACCGTGTACCTTGCCTATTTATTTGCACAGCTGGAGTGGGACAACCCAAGCATCCTCATTCATGCAGTGTAGTGACAGAAGTCACAGGTTGAGCCAGAGGCTTGGGTTCAAATCCACGCTGTAGGTGGTTGGTTGTCAGACAAAGTAGCTAcctttttgctgttgctgttttgtcttgaGATAAAGTTAGGACATCCCAAGCTGGGCCGCACCTTCCAGCCctcctgggatcacaggtgtgcagcACAATGCCCATTTTAGTTTGCTTTGtcttgcttgtttctgtttttgtgctGCTGGAGAATGCTCTAGGGATGCCCATATGCTAGACACGCAGGGTTTCATCCAATCGACCAAGCTACCCTTgagctcactctgcagcccaggctggccttgaacttctctgCTCTCAGGCCTCCATGTCTGGAGgagctgggactgcaggcctTAGCCACCAGGGTTGGctcaatttcttcatctatgaATGGGGTTAACAACAGTTCACAGGATCACATTGGAATCCAGATCTGTAAGAACTGAAAATGAGTCAGCTCCAGTTATTATTACTTAAGTCTagctgggacagacagacagactgactgactaacTGACAGACCCCCTGCACAAACAGCCAAACACAATTAGGGCAAACGCTTCCAAGATCACCAGCTTCTGAGTGTCTAGGAGGCTGCAGGTTGACCTGGCCGTCAGAGGCCGCTGGTTCACTGGACAGGAGCGTTTGCACTGAGAGTGAGTTGATGGGACTTGACTTAGCAAAGAGTGAACAGTATTCCTAGGCAAGGGGACGGCCTGGACCAGAGCTGGGCCAGAGGGCcgtgagaggaagacagaggggtTAGGGAGAGCCACGGTTTTCAGGCTCGGTTTGTAACAGAAGCACTGGGGAACCAGAGAAAGGgtctgaggaagagagagacttgaTGAAAGGTATGTTTTCATTCCACAAACTTCTACTAATGTCGGACTTTATTATCACTCAGGGAGACATAACAGGAAGGAGAAGCCAGGTCTGCATCACGGAACATACTGAGATTACAGAAAAGTCATCGGCACCATAAGAAATGGGCAGTGACCCGAAAGttacttggggtgggggtgggggtctgaaAGGTTTCTTTGAGAataaggggatggggagggaggagaacctgccaggagcagggggagggctgACGACCCACAGTGAAAAGTA comes from the Mus pahari chromosome 19, PAHARI_EIJ_v1.1, whole genome shotgun sequence genome and includes:
- the Fbxo46 gene encoding F-box only protein 46, whose protein sequence is MDRGSLLPFQLWCPRPFSKYSQNQPRPPSAALKPPVCPDASGGTEPDHRPAHLESTPPAVAAEAPASQHAPLLSTAASGDEGRVLLDTWYVIKPGNTKEKVAFFVAHQCGGGSRASSMKVKGHWGSDSSKAKRRRRCLEPTKAPPDQGGREGTPATEVTPTSSGDDVDLVSVAEMVALVEQRAALALQSYPRPSTPAPVVFVSAEQGGPAKGLGSERRSGGGDCSRVAEAVAHFEAQRDSPPTKGLRKEERPGPGPGEVRIAFRISNVREPHSPDGGLPNGGGGRPGCAYPGSPGPGTRAKDKITCDLYQLISPSRDALPSNVEFLLARADEASEGETPAPARPEDTPPAPPPPPARDCGASGFHVDVVVTGVVDACIFFGKDGTKNVKEETVCLTVSPEEPPPPGQLFFLQSRGPEGPPEPPPADTPSTVPGPDDSEGTTDTSLCRLYRHVSHDFLEIRFKIQRLLEPRQYMLLLPEHVLVKIFSFLPTRALAALKCTCHHFKGIIEAFGVRATDSRWSRDPLYRDDPCKQCRKRYEKGDVSLCRWHPKPYHHDLPYGRSYWMCCRRADRETPGCRLGLHDNNWVLPCNGVGGGRAGREEGR
- the Qpctl gene encoding glutaminyl-peptide cyclotransferase-like protein isoform X3, coding for MSPGSRGRPRQRLEDRGLMKPPSLSKRRLLPRVQLLPLLLLALAMGLAFYIFWNSWHPGVEEMSRSRDLRVPLIGSLSEAKLRLVVGQLDPQRLWGTFLRPLLIVRPPGSSGNLQVRKAAPVTLQLLFLDGEEALKEWGPKDSLYGSRHLAQIMESIPHSPGPTRIQAIELFVLLDLLGASSPIFFSHFPRTARWFQRLRSIEKRLHRLNLLQSHPQEVMYFLPGEPPGPVEDDHIPFLRRGVPVLHLIATPFPAVWHTPADTEANLHPPTVHNLSRILAVFLAEYLGL